The following proteins come from a genomic window of Terribacillus aidingensis:
- a CDS encoding PBP1A family penicillin-binding protein has protein sequence MTNKWSTTFYANDSTILGEQYGNTQKRWIALDEVSPHLIHATILAEDKNFYKHHGFAWKRIFAAAMQDIKAGAKVEGASTITQQYAKNLYLTNDKTWTRKFKEAIYSIRLEMFYSKDEILEGYLNTIYYGHGMYGIQAASDYYMDKDPGSLTAAEAALLAGIPKGPSYYSPFQNKELADERQEYIYGLLQDAGYITEPESLPAVSLSTEQERETIRRAGYFQDYITDELAEVLGMDKDEAVASGYHVYTTMDSDHQLKLETQIADTIPADTELQTGAIAMDPDSGAITAMVGGTDYKLSTYNRATTSKRMPGSSFKPFVYYTALKNGFTPMTQLRSEETTFELPDGGEYAPGNFHGYYANEEITMAEAIAMSDNIYAVKTNLMVGAEKVAADAKKLGITSNLQAVPSLALGTSPVSVEEMGVAYSRIANGGKQIESYTIEKIVDRNGKTIYTHKPQKTKSKLDKKRLFVLTDLMTGMFDDSLSSYMRVTGASIKDQLSRPYAGKSGTTTTDSWMVGFSPDLVTAVWTGYDDNRSMEKVKELAYSKEIWAGFMEAAHQGEPIKAFRPPAGVRGVFVDPDSGFLSTSYCEKRRFTYFVRGTEPKLYCRPDLDEFPLRQDQKEPMNRRKRWFDWLF, from the coding sequence ATGACAAATAAATGGAGTACAACATTCTATGCGAACGACAGCACAATCCTCGGTGAACAGTATGGCAACACACAGAAACGCTGGATCGCCTTGGACGAAGTTTCTCCGCATTTGATTCATGCGACTATCTTGGCAGAAGACAAAAATTTCTACAAACATCATGGTTTTGCCTGGAAACGTATATTTGCTGCCGCCATGCAAGACATCAAGGCTGGCGCCAAGGTTGAAGGAGCCAGTACCATTACCCAGCAATATGCCAAAAACCTTTACTTAACGAATGATAAGACATGGACTCGAAAATTCAAAGAAGCAATATACAGTATCCGCTTAGAAATGTTTTACTCGAAGGATGAAATATTGGAAGGCTATCTTAATACGATTTATTACGGGCATGGGATGTATGGTATCCAAGCAGCGAGCGATTACTATATGGATAAAGATCCCGGCAGTTTAACAGCTGCTGAAGCCGCACTGCTTGCCGGCATACCAAAGGGGCCATCCTACTATTCCCCATTTCAAAATAAAGAGCTTGCTGATGAAAGGCAGGAATATATTTACGGACTGCTGCAGGATGCAGGTTATATCACAGAACCCGAATCACTTCCCGCTGTGTCGCTGTCGACAGAACAGGAACGGGAAACAATTAGACGTGCCGGTTATTTTCAGGACTATATTACAGATGAATTAGCCGAGGTTCTGGGGATGGATAAGGATGAGGCTGTAGCTTCTGGATATCATGTCTATACAACGATGGATTCTGACCATCAGCTTAAACTCGAGACGCAAATAGCTGATACGATTCCGGCTGATACAGAACTGCAGACAGGAGCCATTGCAATGGACCCAGATTCTGGTGCAATTACAGCTATGGTCGGCGGAACTGATTACAAGTTGAGCACATATAACAGAGCTACTACTAGTAAACGTATGCCGGGCTCCTCGTTTAAGCCTTTTGTCTATTACACTGCCTTGAAAAATGGTTTTACACCAATGACACAGTTAAGAAGCGAAGAAACGACCTTTGAGCTGCCAGATGGCGGCGAATATGCTCCTGGTAATTTTCACGGCTATTATGCAAATGAGGAAATCACGATGGCAGAAGCTATCGCGATGTCGGATAATATTTATGCGGTGAAAACGAATTTAATGGTTGGCGCGGAGAAAGTCGCTGCGGATGCCAAGAAGCTTGGAATAACAAGTAATTTACAGGCGGTCCCGTCCCTAGCCCTCGGAACTTCGCCGGTATCTGTTGAAGAAATGGGCGTTGCCTACAGCCGGATAGCCAACGGTGGTAAACAGATAGAGAGCTATACGATTGAAAAAATCGTCGATCGCAACGGGAAGACTATTTATACTCATAAACCGCAGAAAACCAAAAGCAAGCTGGATAAAAAAAGACTGTTCGTGCTCACGGATCTCATGACAGGTATGTTCGATGATTCGCTTAGCAGCTATATGCGCGTCACAGGAGCATCAATCAAGGATCAGCTGAGCCGGCCATACGCAGGCAAATCTGGAACGACAACGACGGATAGCTGGATGGTCGGATTCAGCCCTGACTTAGTGACAGCGGTCTGGACCGGCTATGATGACAACCGCTCCATGGAGAAAGTAAAGGAATTGGCCTACAGCAAGGAAATTTGGGCAGGCTTTATGGAAGCAGCCCATCAGGGCGAACCAATCAAAGCATTCCGCCCTCCTGCAGGCGTACGCGGCGTATTTGTTGATCCTGATTCCGGCTTCCTTTCTACGTCGTATTGTGAAAAGCGCCGATTCACTTACTTTGTACGAGGGACGGAGCCAAAGCTATACTGCCGGCCTGATTTGGATGAGTTTCCTCTCCGGCAAGATCAGAAAGAACCGATGAATAGACGGAAACGCTGGTTCGATTGGCTATTTTAA
- a CDS encoding YwhD family protein — protein sequence MEKKKNNAFTIMKDDSTDGHGGYGVGSISLENMSPVIVDPHEKTAYVDMAAMHARSQVERRVRFQHEKDKVQDGKLYWIVWVTVQNGGDGPYYFGAAASEILVDRPNRIAYKSMPEHVKHMEQSMKGKYVLEHMDELSKGLLLDFLKEYKPEFWSRSPKDLENQLQ from the coding sequence GTGGAAAAGAAGAAAAATAATGCTTTCACGATCATGAAGGATGATTCTACAGATGGTCACGGGGGATATGGGGTCGGTTCCATCAGTCTGGAAAATATGAGTCCGGTCATCGTTGATCCACACGAGAAAACAGCGTACGTGGACATGGCGGCGATGCACGCCCGCAGTCAAGTGGAAAGACGCGTACGTTTCCAGCATGAGAAGGATAAGGTACAAGACGGGAAGCTGTATTGGATTGTCTGGGTAACCGTGCAAAATGGCGGGGATGGCCCTTATTATTTTGGAGCTGCTGCCAGCGAGATCCTCGTCGATCGACCGAATCGTATCGCCTATAAATCAATGCCGGAGCATGTGAAGCATATGGAGCAATCCATGAAAGGGAAGTACGTGCTCGAGCATATGGATGAGCTATCGAAGGGATTGCTGCTGGATTTCCTTAAGGAATACAAGCCGGAATTCTGGAGCAGGTCACCGAAGGATTTAGAAAATCAATTGCAATAA
- a CDS encoding ABC transporter permease subunit yields the protein MNLYGITSILKEMLLQPVQSIIFFFILAAFFVPFYFIYSIAEMIFGRKSGISSAPAWKAAPLFGTRSNGNRIPFARVSHNQKIYRNKKFIVGFALIALLFISSCIYSLAADPVINVDHYQYDNAGNMVQKAPFGPGEDYWLGTDRLGRHLDDVLLAGAKYTIGFTLLVAALRIGGGFLLAIPCVLLMPARIRKFLDQLADGLHYVPQSLLAIMLLTPIIAPDSILSFPEKIIWQIVILFLLVLPLTTILLGKEIHQSLSSAYVTSGVVLGASRLQLLRKHVWPQIKIRCYILFGQQTLQVIVLFIHLGVFQLYFGGTVPGEEGFSGSPATSEWSSQISFLRYMLMTGQGFYTISILLAYLLLIGCVQLMVDGLKGVELRRLGINLPKKEKISKTILTQAAASTVVSTNAFRFHDKTIELK from the coding sequence ATGAATCTGTACGGTATTACAAGTATCTTGAAAGAGATGCTGCTGCAACCAGTACAGAGTATCATTTTTTTCTTTATCCTAGCAGCATTCTTTGTGCCATTCTATTTCATCTATTCCATTGCAGAAATGATCTTCGGACGAAAGTCAGGAATTTCCTCCGCACCTGCATGGAAGGCGGCACCGCTGTTTGGAACAAGGAGCAATGGAAACCGCATACCATTCGCTAGAGTTTCACATAATCAAAAGATCTATAGAAATAAAAAGTTCATCGTGGGTTTCGCGTTGATTGCCTTGCTGTTTATCAGCAGCTGTATATATTCGCTAGCAGCGGATCCGGTTATCAATGTGGATCACTATCAATATGATAATGCGGGTAATATGGTACAAAAAGCGCCGTTTGGACCGGGAGAAGACTATTGGCTGGGAACGGATCGACTGGGGAGGCATTTGGATGATGTGCTGTTGGCAGGTGCTAAGTATACAATCGGATTCACTTTGCTGGTCGCTGCATTGCGGATCGGAGGTGGGTTCTTACTTGCTATTCCCTGCGTCCTGCTAATGCCAGCAAGGATCCGGAAGTTCCTGGACCAACTGGCAGATGGATTACATTATGTGCCGCAGTCTTTGTTAGCGATAATGCTTTTAACGCCAATTATTGCGCCGGACTCGATACTGTCATTTCCAGAGAAGATCATATGGCAAATAGTGATTCTGTTCCTGTTAGTATTACCGCTAACTACCATACTGTTAGGAAAGGAAATACATCAATCCCTATCAAGTGCATACGTAACAAGCGGAGTTGTCCTTGGAGCGAGCCGCTTGCAGCTTTTAAGAAAACATGTGTGGCCGCAGATCAAAATTAGATGTTATATCCTTTTCGGCCAGCAAACACTTCAAGTAATAGTCCTATTCATCCATTTAGGTGTGTTTCAGTTGTATTTCGGTGGTACGGTGCCTGGGGAAGAGGGCTTCTCTGGTTCTCCAGCCACTAGTGAATGGTCTTCTCAGATTTCCTTTCTCCGCTATATGCTAATGACGGGGCAGGGTTTTTATACAATCAGTATCTTACTGGCATACCTGCTATTGATTGGCTGTGTTCAACTGATGGTGGACGGATTGAAAGGGGTTGAGTTAAGGAGACTCGGGATTAATCTTCCAAAGAAAGAAAAGATATCGAAAACAATTCTGACCCAAGCTGCCGCATCAACTGTCGTCTCAACCAATGCTTTCCGCTTCCATGATAAAACAATTGAATTGAAGTAA
- a CDS encoding YwgA family protein, whose product MLANHANLLQFFSSVEEVVGRKKLQKMIYILKKNGIPFGEKYEFHLFGPYSEELSLRVDELSNLGLIKETKEDKSSYFQYRYTITEEGQQFLTHYDNQFPDYQEAIRLLKEKSSRFLELVSTMLYFEELPQDEVEEKVRTVKKKQNYTDEEMTQAWEFIHTLKKQQA is encoded by the coding sequence ATGCTAGCCAACCACGCAAATCTCCTGCAATTTTTTTCTTCCGTAGAAGAAGTGGTAGGAAGAAAGAAACTACAGAAGATGATTTACATACTGAAGAAAAATGGTATTCCGTTCGGTGAAAAATATGAATTCCATCTTTTCGGTCCCTATTCGGAGGAATTATCCCTGCGTGTGGATGAACTGAGCAACCTCGGTCTGATCAAAGAGACAAAAGAGGATAAAAGCAGCTATTTCCAATACCGTTATACAATTACGGAGGAAGGCCAACAGTTTCTCACACATTATGATAATCAATTCCCTGATTATCAGGAGGCTATCCGCCTGCTGAAAGAAAAGAGCTCCCGATTCCTGGAGTTGGTTTCCACGATGCTGTATTTCGAAGAGCTTCCGCAGGATGAAGTAGAGGAAAAAGTACGGACAGTAAAAAAGAAACAAAATTATACAGACGAAGAGATGACCCAAGCTTGGGAATTCATCCATACGCTAAAAAAGCAGCAAGCATGA